In Syngnathus acus chromosome 21, fSynAcu1.2, whole genome shotgun sequence, one genomic interval encodes:
- the LOC119139768 gene encoding retinol dehydrogenase 7-like, producing the protein MLLYIVGLLVLWFVYRWLKEFKRVENKGDKHVYITGCDSGFGHLLAKHLDKLGFSVIAGCYTEKGEDELKKASSDRLTTLHLDVTDSAGVKKAAALIDTLVGQKGLWAVVNNAGVAVPTGPSDWLTIEDYKSMLAVNLLGVIDVTLSVLPLIKKAQGRVVNVASVFGRISPFGGPYCVSKYGVEAFNDTLRLNLAPFGVKVLCIEPGFFKTNVTDATVLENNLKKLWDRLPQDVKDDYGPDFLESAFKMMSRKFQVLTDSDLMKVVGCMEHAVAAVHPRTRYSPGWDAKFIWLPLSYMPTFITDTYFLKFSPKIKASVL; encoded by the exons ATGTTGCTGTACATCGTGGGGCTACTGGTCCTGTGGTTTGTCTACAGATGGTTGAAGGAGTTCAAACGTGTGGAGAACAAGGGAGACAAACATGTCTACATCACCGGTTGCGATAGCGGCTTTGGGCATCTCCTGGCCAAGCACTTGGATAAGCTGGGCTTCAGCGTGATAGCCGGCTGTTACACCGAGAAGGGCGAAGATGAGCTGAAGAAGGCCTCCTCCGACAGACTGACCACTCTTCACTTGGACGTCACAGACTCTGCAGGCGTTAAAAAGGCCGCGGCTCTCATCGACACTCTTGTAGGACAGAAAG GACTATGGGCCGTGGTCAACAATGCAGGCGTCGCTGTGCCGACGGGCCCCTCAGACTGGCTTACAATTGAAGACTACAAGAGCATGCTAGCTGTCAATCTGCTGGGCGTGATTGACGTGACCCTGAGCGTCCTCCCTCTCATCAAGAAGGCCCAAGGCAGGGTGGTGAACGTGGCCAGTGTGTTTGGGAGGATCAGCCCGTTCGGCGGTCCGTACTGCGTGTCCAAATACGGCGTGGAGGCCTTCAACGACACCTTGCG GTTGAACTTGGCGCCATTTGGTGTGAAGGTTTTGTGCATCGAGCCCGGCTTCTTCAAAACAAACGTCACTGACGCAACGGTGTTGGAAAATAACCTGAAGAAACTTTGGGACCGATTGCCGCAGGACGTGAAAGACGACTACGGACCAGACTTTTTGGAAAGTG CATTCAAAATGATGTCACGAAAATTCCAAGTGTTGACTGACAGCGACCTGATGAAAGTGGTGGGCTGCATGGAGCACGCTGTGGCCGCCGTCCACCCTCGCACCCGCTACTCGCCCGGATGGGACGCCAAGTTCATCTGGCTGCCTCTGTCCTACATGCCCACCTTCATCACTGACACCTACTTTCTTAAATTCAGCCCCAAGATTAAAGCGTCTGTGTTATAA
- the LOC119139769 gene encoding retinol dehydrogenase 7-like → MLLYIVGLLVLWLVQRWLKEPKRVENKRGKYVYITGCDTGFGHLLAKHLYKVGFRVIAGCYTEKGEDELKKTSSDRLIALHLDVSDSASVRRATALIDNLVGQTGLWAVVNNAGISVPVAPTDWLAVEDYKSMLDVNLLGVIDVTLSVLPLIKKARGRVVNVASVFGRISPFGGPYCVSKYGVEAFNDSLRLNLAPFGVKVLCIEPGFFKTNVTDPEIIEKNGKRLWDRLPQDVKDDYGENYVERALETIVAKCQLLTDSNLMKVIGCMEHAVAAVHPHTRYSPGWHAKFIWLPLSYMPAFITDTLILKLSPKIKVAVF, encoded by the exons ATGTTGCTGTACATCGTGGGGTTGCTGGTCCTTTGGCTTGTCCAGCGGTGGTTGAAGGAGCCCAAACGTGTGGAAAACAAGCGAGGCAAATATGTCTACATCACCGGCTGCGATACTGGCTTTGGGCATCTACTGGCCAAGCATCTTTATAAGGTGGGCTTCCGTGTGATTGCCGGCTGTTACACCGAGAAGGGCGAAGATGAGCTGAAGAAGACCTCGTCCGACAGACTGATCGCTCTTCATTTGGATGTCAGCGACTCTGCCAGCGTCAGACGAGCCACTGCTCTAATTGACAACCTTGTCGGGCAGACAG GACTGTGGGCCGTTGTGAACAATGCGGGCATCTCTGTGCCAGTGGCCCCCACAGACTGGTTAGCCGTTGAGGACTATAAGAGCATGCTGGATGTCAATCTACTGGGCGTGATTGACGTGACCCTGAGCGTCCTCCCTCTCATCAAGAAGGCCCGAGGCAGGGTGGTGAACGTGGCCAGCGTGTTCGGGAGGATCAGCCCGTTCGGCGGCCCGTATTGTGTGTCTAAATACGGCGTGGAAGCCTTCAACGATAGCCTGcg TTTGAATTTGGCACCTTTTGGAGTGAAAGTTTTGTGCATCGAGCCTGGtttcttcaaaacaaatgtcactGACCCAGAgatcattgaaaaaaatgggaaaaggCTCTGGGACAGGTTGCCGCAGGATGTGAAAGATGACTATGGAGAAAATTatgtggagcgtg CGCTCGAAACCATTGTGGCCAAATGTCAACTCCTAACGGACAGCAACCTGATGAAGGTCATTGGCTGCATGGAGCACGCCGTGGCCGCCGTGCACCCTCATACGCGTTACTCTCCCGGATGGCACGCCAAGTTCATCTGGCTGCCTCTGTCCTACATGCCAGCCTTCATCACAGACACCTTGATCCTTAAACTCAGCCCCAAGATTAAAGTAGCTGTGTTCTAA
- the abcb11a gene encoding bile salt export pump: MRSDNMKKTMKYTLPTDKANQKNGDEKKQKKEQNTLSVGYFQLFRFATWKEIAMMVVGSVCALIHGAAPPLMLLVYGMMTNTFVLYELEVQELKDPNKTCPGDIIHWINGSVYEPDENVTVACGVNIEAQMTLFAYYYIGIGVGVLFLSYFQIGLWVSAAARQTLRIRKIYFRKVMQMEIGWFDCISVGELNTRLSDDINKLNNAIADQASFFIERVSTFVFGFMVGFIGGWKLTLVVIAVSPLIGVAAGLMAMAVASLTGRELKAYAKAGAVADEVLSSIRTVAAFGGEDKETNRYDQNLVEAQNWGVKKGTIIGIFQGYLWCIIFLTFALAFWYGSQLVIDTKELSPGTLIQVFFGVLIAAINLGQASPCLEAFASGRAAAKTIFETIDRESEINCMSDEGHKLDRVKGDIEFHNVTFHYPSRPEVMILNKLSVQVKADETTAFVGPSGSGKSTAVQLIQRFYDPKEGTVTLDGHDIRSLNIKWLRSLIGIVEQEPVLFATTIADNIRFGKPGVPMEEVIRAAKEANAYNFIMDLPQKFDTLVGEGGGQMSGGQKQRIAIARALIRNPKILLLDMATSALDNESEAVVQKALDKVRVGRTTISIAHRLSTIRKADVIVGFERGRAVEKGTHGELLKKEGVYFTLVTLQNHGVSDATNVAAGKVAAEENLETKTRTFSRGSCRMSKRSSLRLRSHSNLSSDFGPDTVSTSLRILSSQTITPDLPEYEDEEDEHLEPAPISRILKYNQTEWPYMLLGSLGAAINGSVNPIYALLFSEILGTFALADVNEQKRQINGICILFCIVAVTSIFSQYLQGYAFAKSGELLTRRLRKLGFQAMLRQDIGWYDDFRNSPGALTTRLATDASMVQGATGSQIGMIVNALTNIGASFIIAFYFSWKLALVILCFLPFIGLSGLFQAKMLTGFANEDKKSMEEAGQVSGEALANIRTIAGLTKESSFVESYDQKLECPYKSAKKRANIYGLFFGLSQSVIFMAYAASFRYGGYLVKAEKLQYVIVFRVISTVVISGTALGKASSFTPDYAKAKTAAAHLFKLLDQRPKISTSSTDGDKWENFKGEIEFVNCEFTYPSRPDVRVLKGLTVSVKPGQTLAFVGSSGCGKSTSVQLLERFYDPDQGKVLIDDRPSQSVNVPFLRSRIGIVSQEPVLFDCSIAENIQYGDNTRSVSMEEIVAAAKQAYLHEFVMTLPDKYETQVGAQGSQLSRGQKQRIAIARAIVRNPQILLLDEATSALDTESEKIVQSALDNARKGRTSIVIAHRLSTIQNADIIAVMSNGVVIERGTHDELMAKTGAYRKLVTTGAPIS; encoded by the exons ATGAG GTCAGACAACATGAAGAAAACTATGAAATATACGCTACCGACAGACAAAG CGAATCAAAAGAATGG GGATGAGAAGAAACAGAAGAAAGAACAGAATACGCTCAGTGTTGGATACTTTCAactg TTCCGATTTGCCACCTGGAAGGAGATTGCCATGATGGTGGTGGGGAGCGTGTGCGCGCTCATCCACGGCGCTGCCCCGCCTCTCATGCTTTTGGTGTACGGTATGATGACCAACACATTTGTGCTCTATGAGTTGGAGGTGCAAGAACTGAAAGACCCAAATAAAACCTGCCCGGGTGACATCATTCACTGGATAAACGGCTCCGTTTACGAGCCGGATGAAAACGTTACTGTTGCCTGTGG GGTCAATATCGAAGCCCAGATGACTCTGTTTGCGTACTACTATATTGGAATCGGAGTTGGAGTTCTCTTTCTTAGTTACTTTCAA ATTGGTCTCTGGGTGTCGGCTGCCGCCAGACAAACTCTGAGAATCCGAAAGATTTATTTCCGGAAAGTCATGCAAATGGAGATCGGATGGTTTGACTGCATCTCCGTCGGTGAACTCAACACGAGATTATCTGA TGATATCAACAAGCTCAATAACGCCATCGCCGACCAGGCGTCTTTCTTTATCGAGAGGGTCTCCACCTTCGTGTTTGGCTTCATGGTGGGCTTCATCGGCGGCTGGAAGCTGACGTTGGTGGTCATCGCTGTGAGCCCTCTGATTGGTGTTGCTGCCGGACTCATGGCAATG GCTGTGGCTAGTCTAACGGGACGAGAGCTAAAGGCGTACGCAAAAGCGGGAGCTGTGGCTGATGAGGTCCTGTCGTCCATTCGAACGGTGGCGGCGTTTGGTGGTGAAGACAAAGAAACTAATAg ATATGACCAAAACCTTGTGGAAGCCCAAAACTGGGGTGTTAAAAAGGGCACGATTATCGGAATCTTCCAAGGATATCTATGGTGCATCATTTTCCTGACTTTCGCTTTGGCCTTTTGGTATGGATCCCAGCTGGTCATCGACACAAAGGAGCTCTCTCCCGGGACACTTATTCAG GTGTTTTTCGGAGTCTTGATCGCAGCAATAAATTTGGGTCAGGCCTCGCCTTGTCTGGAGGCTTTTGCTTCAGGTCGGGCAGCTGCAAAGACCATCTTCGAAACTATTGACAGG GAATCGGAAATCAATTGCATGTCCGACGAGGGTCATAAATTAGACCGAGTGAAAGGCGACATTGAGTTCCATAACGTGACCTTCCACTACCCATCCAGACCTGAAGTCATG ATTTTAAACAAACTCAGCGTGCAAGTGAAAGCGGACGAAACCACCGCTTTCGTTGGACCCAGCGGCTCGGGTAAAAGCACGGCCGTTCAGCTCATCCAAAGGTTTTATGACCCAAAGGAAGGCACG GTGACTTTGGACGGTCACGACATCCGAAGTTTAAACATCAAGTGGCTCCGCTCGCTTATCGGCATTGTGGAGCAGGAGCCGGTGTTGTTTGCCACAACCATCGCGGACAACATTCGCTTTGGGAAACCGGGAGTCCCTATGGAGGAAGTCATCCGAGCGGCAAAAGAGGCCAATGCTTATAATTTCATCATGGATCTTCCACAG AAATTCGATACTTTGGTGGGTGAGGGTGGAGGTCAGATGAGCGGAGGGCAGAAGCAGAGGATCGCCATCGCTCGAGCTCTGATTCGGAATCCCAAGATCCTGCTCTTGGATATGGCCACGTCGGCTCTGGACAACGAGAGCGAAGCTGTTGTCCAGAAAGCTTTGGACAAG GTGCGGGTGGGCAGGACCACGATTTCTATCGCCCACCGTCTTTCCACGATCAGGAAAGCGGACGTTATCGTCGGATTTGAACGTGGGCGGGCTGTGGAAAAAGGAACCCACGGTGAGCTCCTGAAAAAGGAAGGCGTCTACTTCACTTTGGTCACCCTGCAGAACCACGGCGTATCAGACGCAACCAATG TCGCTGCCGGCAAAGTTGCTGCTGAGGAAAAccttgaaacaaaaacaaggacTTTTAGCCGAGGCAGCTGCAGGATGAGTAAAAG GAGCTCGCTTCGACTGCGATCTCACAGCAACTTGTCCAGCGATTTTGGGCCCGACACCGTCTCAACCAGCCTGAGGATCCTTTCAAGCCAGACCATCACGCCGGACCTT CCGGAGTACGAGGATGAGGAAGACGAACATCTCGAACCGGCCCCCATTTCCCGCATCTTGAAGTACAACCAAACAGAGTGGCCCTACATGCTACTGGGCTCGCTTGGGGCTGCCATCAACGGCTCGGTCAACCCAATCTATGCTTTGCTCTTCAGCGAAATTCTGGGG ACGTTTGCTTTAGCGGACGTCAATGAGCAGAAGCGGCAGATCAATGGTATCTGCATTctcttttgcattgtggccgtGACCAGTATCTTCTCGCAGTATTTACAG GGTTATGCCTTTGCCAAGTCTGGTGAGCTACTAACACGTCGTCTAAGGAAATTAGGCTTCCAGGCCATGCTGAGACAAGACATCGGCTGGTACGATGATTTCCGAAACAGCCCCGGAGCGCTGACCACCAGACTGGCCACCGATGCCTCTATGGTTCAGGGT gCTACAGGATCCCAAATCGGCATGATCGTCAATGCCCTGACCAACATCGGAGCCTCTTTCATCATCGCCTTCTACTTCAGTTGGAAATTAGCCTTGGTCATCTTGTGCTTCTTGCCGTTCATCGGGCTCTCTGGGCTCTTTCAAGCCAAAATGTTGACCGGTTTTGCAAATGAAGATAAGAAATCAATGGAGGAGGCTGGCCAG gtttccGGTGAAGCTCTTGCCAACATCCGAACGATCGCAGGCTTGACCAAAGAGAGCTCATTTGTGGAATCCTATGATCAAAAACTCGAGTGTCCATATAAATCTGCCAAGAAGCGCGCCAACATCTACGGGCTCTTTTTCGGCTTGTCCCAGTCTGTCATCTTCATGGCTTACGCCGCCTCCTTTCGTTATGGAGGCTACCTTGTCAAAGCTGAGAAGCTGCAATACGTCATCGTTTTCCG AGTGATATCGACAGTCGTCATCAGCGGGACCGCACTGGGCAAAGCTTCGTCTTTCACTCCAGATTACGCCAAAGCCAAGACGGCCGCCGCTCATCTCTTCAAACTTTTGGATCAAAGGCCTAAAATCAGCACAAGCAGCACAGATGGAGACAAATGG GAAAACTTCAAGGGCGAAATAGAGTTTGTGAATTGCGAGTTCACCTATCCGTCCCGTCCGGATGTTCGCGTGTTGAAAGGCTTGACGGTATCGGTGAAGCCCGGTCAGACGTTGGCATTCGTGGGCAGCAGCGGCTGTGGCAAAAGCACCAGTGTTCAACTGTTGGAAAGGTTCTACGACCCGGACCAAGGCAAAGTG CTGATCGACGACCGCCCGtctcagtcagtgaacgtgccTTTCCTGAGATCTCGGATCGGCATCGTGTCCCAGGAGCCCGTCTTGTTTGACTGCAGCATAGCCGAGAATATTCAGTATGGGGACAACACGCGGAGCGTCAGCATGGAGGAAATTGTGGCGGCGGCCAAACAAGCCTATCTTCATGAGTTTGTGATGACGCTACCAGAT AAATACGAAACCCAGGTTGGCGCGCAAGGCTCCCAGCTATCAAGAGGGCAAAAACAACGTATTGCCATTGCCCGGGCCATCGTCAGGAACCCCCAAATCCTGCTTCTAGATGAGGCCACCTCTGCTCTGGACACCGAGAGCGAGAAG ATTGTCCAGTCAGCTCTGGATAATGCGAGGAAAGGTCGAACCAGCATCGTCATTGCTCACCGGCTCTCCACCATCCAGAACGCTGACATCATCGCAGTGATGTCAAATGGCGTCGTCATCGAACGAGGCACTCATGATGAACTCATGGCCAAGACTGGCGCTTATCGCAAATTGGTCACAACTGGAGCTCCTATCAGCTAG
- the spc25 gene encoding kinetochore protein Spc25, producing the protein MAPITDGNIVSIFAKERTEAHNRALKAIAELTDISAELSYFHRQFLKLVPDTVIKKFADDEVLFETIETYKKDQRHQNESSQQKQHIISKISSEIYQKEMQKMTLMQEIEKSQEGRNKTKKLLESQHKENKDKLKNLQKARGSFEDNLKMAIRKIDADKLQFVFQSIDPADWNSPYTITMQFSKDGSYHTVSSKPSLECLPELMRKLQETKKISVFLKNARKQFISHASKQGTQKRGKAIIP; encoded by the exons ATGGCACCTATCACAGATGGCAACATTGTTTCCATTTTTGCCAAGGAAAGGACAGAAGCGCACAATAGAGCGCTGAAAGCCATCGCTGAGCTCACGGACATTTCTGCCGAGTTGAGTTACTTTCATCGGCAGTTTCTCAAATTGGTTCCAG ATACGGTTATCAagaaatttgcggatgacgAGGTACTGTTTGAGACCATCGAGACGTATAAAAAAG ATCAGCGACACCAGAATGAATCATCGCAGCAGAAACAGCACATTATTTCAAAAATTTCATCGGAGATTTATCAAAAGGAAATGCAGAAAATGACTCTTATGCAGGAAATTGAGAAATCTCAAGAAGGAAGAAACAAGACAAAGAAAT TACTTGAGTCCCAACATAAGGAAAACAAGGACAAACTgaaaaatctgcaaaaagcCAGAGGAAGCTTTGAGGATAATTTAAAGATGGCAATACGGAAAATTGATG CTGACAAGTTGCAGTTTGTGTTCCAAAGTATCGACCCAGCTGATTGGAACAGTCCATACACCATCACGATGCAATTCTCTAAAGACGGATCATATCATA CTGTGTCGAGCAAGCCCTCACTGGAGTGTCTGCCAGAGTTGATGAGAAAGCTGCAGGAGACCAAGAAAATCTCGGTTTTCCTGAAGAATGCGAGGAAGCAGTTTATCTCCCATGCTTCAAAACAGGGGACCCAAAAACGAGGCAAGGCAATAATCCCATGA